The genomic window CCACGCCAGGAGGAACTTTCAACACACAGGGCTCCAGGCCATCGCCAAGCAGGATTTCCTGAAGCTGTCCCGATGTCGGCGAACGGTCCCGTGTATCGTACAAGGCAACCTTTACCCGCCCACTCGCTACATACCACCAATCCACCTGCTTCCGATGGACGTGCCATGCTTTGACCACGCCTTGATAGGACGCCGTATGACTCCACTGCCCAAAGCCTTCGCCGAAAAAATCATCGCTTGCACGAATCACCTCGCGGAAGAAGCCCCGCTCGTCGGGGTGGGTCGTCAGCTTTTTGATCTCAACACCGTGAAGTTGTGTCATTTGTCCTCGATCCCTTTCTCCAGGCCTCCAGGTTGTCGTTCCTGGCAATCATAACACCGAAAGGCCGCTGGGCAAAAAGAAGAAGCCCTGCACTCGACAGGGCTTCCTGAATTGACCGCTGACTACCGACAGGCCAGACCTAGTAGGCGTATCCGGGGATACAGAGTGTCTCGCCCGCATAGAGCCAGTAGTTGGGTGGGCGCACCTTGCTCGGATTGGCGTTCTGCAAAGCAGAGACCGAGACGCCGGTCTTGTTGCAGACCGAGTACCAGGAGTCGCCAGGCAGCACGGTGTAATAGTACTGGCACATCGGCGGCTGAGGTGGATGGGG from Chloroflexota bacterium includes these protein-coding regions:
- a CDS encoding dTDP-4-dehydrorhamnose 3,5-epimerase family protein → MTQLHGVEIKKLTTHPDERGFFREVIRASDDFFGEGFGQWSHTASYQGVVKAWHVHRKQVDWWYVASGRVKVALYDTRDRSPTSGQLQEILLGDGLEPCVLKVPPGVAHGYRVLSPEAHLFYITSRTYDPDDEGRISHDDPQIGYDWTAGPAIT